In Vespa crabro chromosome 7, iyVesCrab1.2, whole genome shotgun sequence, a single window of DNA contains:
- the LOC124425614 gene encoding probable glutamate receptor yields MEMTTTIFKWTRALSRDGFTTSNLYFSQLHESSYYVKRIVRPHYIAVISNYDAINEFSLATNTFDMSFAAWLVLFIYKGRGFDYCHSPPGNIFHLKFNSEMLVRCGTENILREWYSIDPNRTEIDDLTIWNLKNGMTKVVKDSLYDRRYNLQGLTMRAVIVKDSPFVNVNENNELEGTFGKTLQELSVTLNFSLKIVSNVDEYGIWNAEKNTWSGAIGEIYAGQADISISDFSMTSARLNVVDFTFPLIFTKHCIYIKEPNKFTIKWSSYFQTFSFTIWIALFGILTFATIVLIFLKIKIGTDHNIGQLLSDKFLKIWGIFCQQGLADFPDRSSIKIAYFSIFLLVLVLSAAYSAALISFLTSAISVLPFHSLEGLIEDGTYQFIVLRGAADYDIFTHARDPFAKKLIKLIPEENKLPLTVKEGFEKVCENQKIALYASVAKRKAIKFKTSCNTVCINAGRIEYLGIILSKNNPYTEVINFHLQKFFNNGMMNRLKDTTLKKELNFILKYESVGLTSVISLIFFILIGTITSICVLIIEKYIFYRKRKKMSIVHNILLKRSSGFYGKRKKSIKNIAIYKRNRT; encoded by the exons ATGGAAATGACAACGACGATATTCAAATGGACGCGTGCACTTTCTCGCGATGGTTTTACAACCTCAAATTTGTACTTTTCTCAATTGCACGAATCATCGTATTACGTAAAACGAATCGTACGACCGCATTACATAGCAGTTATATCTAATTACGACGCTATCAATGAATTCTCTTTAGCGACAAATACATTCGATATGTCCTTTGCCGCCTggttagtattatttatttacaaggGGCGCGGTTTCGATTATTGTCACAGTCCGCCAGGtaacatatttcatttaaaattcaacTCGGAAATGTTAGTACGTTGTGgtacagaaaatattttacgtgaATGGTACTCGATCGATCCTAATCGAACCGAGATAGATGATTTAACAATttggaatttaaaaaatggtATGACCAAAGTTGTAAAGGATTCTCTTTACGATAGAAGATATAATTTGCAAGGTTTGACCATGAGGGCCGTTATAGTCAAG GACTCGCCGTTCGTAAAtgttaatgagaataacgaatTAGAAGGAACATTTGGCAAAACATTACAAGAACTTTCCGTAACTCTTAATTTTAGTTTGAAAATTGTCTCGAACGTAGACGAGTACGGAATATGGAATGCAGAAAAAAATACATGGTCAGGTGCAATCGGAGAGATATATGCAGGACAAGCTGACATTTCTATATCAGATTTTTCTATGACCAGTGCAAGATTGAACGTCGTAGATTTTACCTTTCCTCTTATTTTCACGAAACATTGTATTTACATCAAGGAACCAAATAAATTCACGATCAAATGGTCATCCTATTTTCAa aCTTTCTCCTTTACCATTTGGATTGCCTTATTTGGAATATTAACTTTTGCAACGatcgtattaatttttctcaaaataaaaattggtaCGGATCATAACATTGGACAATTATTGTCCGATAAATTTCTAAAGATTTGGGGTATATTCTGTCAACAGGGACTGGCAG ACTTTCCAGATAgatcatcgataaaaatagcgtatttctctatatttcttttggttCTTGTCTTATCGGCCGCTTATTCTGCCGCTTTGATAAGCTTTTTAACATCTGCTATCTCCGTCTTACCCTTTCATTCGTTAGAGGGCTTAATCGAAGACGGTACTTATCAATTTATTGTCCTTCGTGGTGCGGCtgattatgatatatttaca caCGCGAGGGATCCATTTGCAAAGAAATTGATAAAGTTGATACcggaagaaaacaaattgcCATTAACTGTCAAGGAAGGATTTGAAAAA GTTtgtgaaaatcaaaaaattgcGCTGTACGCGTCAGTTGCAAAAAGGAAagctattaaatttaaaacgtCATGTAACACGGTTTGTATTAATGCAGGACGTATAGAATATTTaggtattatattatctaaaaataatcCGTATACTGAAGTCATCAATTTTCA TTTGCAGAAATTCTTTAACAATGGAATGATGAACCGCTTAAAAGATACGACattaaaaaaggaattgaattttatattgaaatacgAATCGGTTGGTTTAACCAGCGTTATATCGctcattttcttcattctaaTTGGTACAATCACAAGTATTTGCGTTTTAATCATagaaaagtatattttctatcgtaaaagaaaaaagatgtcgattgtacataatatattattgaaaagatCGTCAGGATTTtatggaaaaaggaagaaaagtataaaaaatattgcaatatataagagaaatcgCACTTGA